From one Brevibacterium sp. 'Marine' genomic stretch:
- the map gene encoding type I methionyl aminopeptidase: protein MIELKTPAEIDKMAVTGRFVAKTLAELTSIAEPGMDIMHLEKTARKLIEDAGAKSCYWDYAPSFGSGPFRNVVCLSVNDGVLHGKPHNYVMKDGDLLTLDFAVSIDGWVADAARSVVVGDGSDEDQRLIDTTWAGLEAGIGAAQAGNRLGDISKAIGDVADAHRIPVNLDFGGHGLGHTMHEDPHVPNRGKGGRGLVLKPGLTLAIEPWWSFTSKKLSVDKDGWTLRLADGSNGAHSENTIAITEDGPRVLTTLD, encoded by the coding sequence GTGATTGAGCTGAAGACGCCCGCCGAGATCGACAAGATGGCGGTGACCGGCCGTTTCGTCGCGAAGACCTTGGCCGAGCTGACCTCGATCGCAGAACCGGGCATGGACATCATGCACCTGGAGAAGACCGCGCGGAAGCTCATTGAGGACGCCGGAGCGAAGTCCTGCTACTGGGACTACGCCCCGTCCTTCGGCTCCGGCCCCTTCCGCAATGTCGTCTGCCTGTCCGTCAATGACGGCGTCCTCCACGGCAAACCGCACAACTACGTGATGAAGGACGGCGATCTGCTCACCCTCGACTTCGCCGTGTCCATCGACGGCTGGGTCGCCGACGCCGCCCGTTCCGTCGTCGTCGGCGACGGCAGCGATGAGGACCAGCGCCTCATCGACACCACCTGGGCCGGCCTCGAAGCCGGCATCGGCGCCGCCCAGGCCGGCAACCGCCTCGGCGATATCTCTAAGGCCATCGGTGACGTCGCCGATGCCCACCGCATCCCCGTCAACCTCGACTTCGGCGGGCACGGGCTCGGCCACACGATGCATGAAGATCCGCATGTGCCCAACCGCGGCAAGGGCGGTCGCGGGCTGGTCCTCAAACCAGGACTGACCCTGGCCATCGAACCGTGGTGGTCGTTCACGTCGAAGAAGCTGTCCGTCGACAAAGACGGCTGGACCCTGCGTCTGGCCGACGGTTCGAATGGTGCCCATTCGGAGAACACAATCGCCATCACCGAGGATGGTCCCCGAGTCCTCACCACGCTCGACTGA
- a CDS encoding aldehyde dehydrogenase family protein, with the protein MTALPTDQTITDLLTSGLSACGVDASVLEGSTASASLPARSPITGQDLGTIAADTAQTAANKIAAAQSAFETWRDVPAPIRGQLVQRWGQLLGEHKEDLAKIITVEAGKTPSEAAGEVQEMIDICEFALGQSRQLWGKTMPSERPGHRLMETWHPLGVVGVISAFNFPVAVYSWNTALALVAGDAVVWKPSENAVLAALGAQSLLARAAAEVGAPENLAPVLIGGRDIGDVMVRDDRVALVSATGSVRMGREVGPVVAERFGKILLELGGNNAAIVAPSADVDLALRGVVFAAAGTAGQRCTTLRRLIVHESIADEFVAKVVAAYKTLSIGSPTDDGVLVGPLINSGSYEAMQAALKQAEAEGGEILCGGGRVLADERPNAHYVEPAVVRMPSQSAVVKEETFAPILYVVTYSDLDEALEIHNGVPQGLSSAIFTAELAESEKFLSRSDCGIANVNIGTSGAEIGGAFGGEKETGGGRESGSDSWKAYMRPATNTINYSGELPLAQGVEFL; encoded by the coding sequence ATGACCGCACTGCCCACCGATCAGACCATCACCGACCTCCTCACCTCAGGGCTGAGCGCCTGCGGAGTGGACGCATCCGTGCTTGAGGGATCGACCGCCTCGGCGAGCCTTCCGGCCCGCTCCCCCATCACGGGACAGGACCTCGGCACGATCGCCGCGGACACCGCGCAGACGGCGGCGAACAAGATCGCCGCGGCCCAGTCTGCGTTCGAGACCTGGCGGGACGTGCCCGCTCCGATCCGCGGGCAACTGGTGCAGCGGTGGGGACAGCTGCTCGGCGAGCACAAGGAGGATCTGGCGAAGATCATCACCGTCGAAGCCGGCAAGACCCCCTCCGAGGCGGCCGGTGAGGTGCAGGAGATGATCGACATCTGTGAGTTCGCACTCGGTCAGTCCCGGCAGCTGTGGGGCAAGACCATGCCCAGCGAGCGGCCGGGTCACCGGCTCATGGAGACGTGGCATCCCCTAGGCGTCGTCGGTGTCATCTCCGCGTTCAACTTCCCGGTGGCCGTGTATTCCTGGAACACAGCTCTGGCCTTGGTGGCCGGTGACGCGGTTGTGTGGAAGCCCTCGGAGAACGCCGTGCTCGCAGCCCTCGGGGCACAGTCCCTGCTGGCCAGGGCCGCCGCCGAGGTGGGGGCACCGGAGAACCTCGCGCCCGTCCTCATCGGCGGCCGGGACATCGGCGATGTCATGGTCCGGGATGACCGCGTGGCCCTGGTCTCGGCGACGGGATCGGTGCGGATGGGTCGCGAGGTCGGCCCCGTCGTGGCCGAGCGCTTCGGCAAGATCCTGCTCGAGCTCGGCGGCAACAACGCCGCCATCGTCGCCCCGAGCGCCGATGTCGACCTGGCACTGCGCGGAGTGGTCTTCGCGGCCGCCGGAACGGCCGGTCAGAGGTGCACAACACTGCGACGGCTCATCGTGCACGAGTCCATCGCCGACGAGTTCGTCGCCAAGGTCGTCGCCGCGTACAAGACGCTGAGCATCGGATCGCCGACCGATGACGGAGTGCTCGTGGGACCGCTCATCAATTCGGGTTCGTACGAGGCGATGCAGGCAGCCCTCAAGCAAGCAGAGGCAGAGGGCGGCGAGATCCTCTGCGGAGGCGGCCGGGTGCTCGCCGATGAGCGCCCGAACGCCCACTACGTCGAACCGGCAGTGGTGCGGATGCCCAGTCAGAGCGCCGTGGTCAAGGAGGAGACGTTCGCCCCGATCCTCTACGTCGTCACGTATTCGGATCTCGATGAAGCGCTCGAGATCCACAACGGGGTGCCGCAGGGTCTGTCCTCGGCGATCTTCACTGCCGAACTCGCCGAGTCCGAGAAGTTCCTCTCCCGCTCCGACTGCGGCATCGCCAACGTCAACATCGGCACCTCCGGCGCGGAGATCGGCGGTGCCTTCGGCGGTGAGAAGGAGACCGGCGGCGGACGCGAGTCGGGTTCGGATTCGTGGAAGGCCTATATGCGTCCGGCCACGAACACGATCAACTACTCCGGCGAGCTGCCGCTGGCGCAGGGCGTCGAGTTCCTCTGA
- a CDS encoding FAD-binding oxidoreductase: MESPTASTTAPNTHGVPGTSRALPAEASVVIIGAGVMGAAIAYHLAERGARDVVIVERDTPGAGSTSKAAGGVRCQFSDEVNIALAARGLDVLRNFETDFGVDIDLVSNGYLFLLDNDDDVRAFTDNVALQQRMGLDSRMLTIAEVAELAPFVNTEGLIAGAFNPGDGHCTPEAVVAGFVTAARERGVTVVKNCEVTGFDTGGGTDRRATSVITNQGAISCEQVVVAAGAWSGPIGDMAGVDLPVKPLRREIMVSEPVDFDTSRMPFTIDFSTSYYVHPEGAGLLFGCPDEVDDWSFNDKRDPNWLATLAEHIDARTPELGDVEAKHGWAGLYEMTPDHNALIGEAEERPGFFYACGFSGHGFLMGPAVGEVVADLMTGRSPFVDVTPMDKRRFTTTGLRKELNVI, from the coding sequence GTGGAATCTCCCACCGCATCGACCACCGCCCCTAACACCCACGGGGTCCCCGGCACGTCCAGAGCCCTGCCCGCCGAAGCTTCCGTGGTCATCATCGGCGCCGGCGTCATGGGAGCGGCCATCGCCTACCACCTGGCCGAACGCGGAGCCCGCGACGTCGTCATCGTCGAACGCGACACCCCCGGAGCCGGATCGACGTCGAAGGCCGCCGGAGGTGTGCGTTGCCAATTCTCCGACGAGGTCAACATCGCCCTGGCCGCCCGCGGGCTCGACGTACTGCGGAACTTCGAGACCGATTTCGGCGTCGACATCGACCTGGTCAGCAACGGCTACCTGTTCCTCCTCGACAACGATGACGACGTGCGCGCGTTCACCGACAACGTCGCCCTGCAACAGCGGATGGGCTTGGACTCGCGGATGCTCACCATCGCCGAGGTGGCCGAGCTGGCCCCGTTCGTCAACACAGAAGGGCTGATCGCCGGGGCGTTCAACCCCGGCGACGGTCACTGCACCCCCGAGGCCGTCGTCGCAGGCTTCGTCACCGCCGCCCGCGAGCGCGGGGTCACGGTGGTCAAGAACTGCGAGGTCACCGGATTCGACACCGGCGGCGGGACGGATCGCAGAGCCACCTCGGTGATCACGAATCAGGGCGCGATCAGCTGCGAACAGGTCGTCGTCGCGGCGGGAGCCTGGTCCGGCCCCATCGGGGACATGGCCGGGGTCGACCTGCCGGTCAAGCCGCTGCGGCGGGAGATCATGGTCTCCGAACCCGTCGATTTCGACACCTCGCGGATGCCCTTCACGATCGACTTCTCCACCAGCTACTACGTCCACCCCGAAGGCGCCGGGCTGCTGTTCGGCTGCCCCGATGAGGTCGATGACTGGTCCTTCAACGACAAACGCGACCCCAACTGGCTGGCCACCCTGGCCGAGCACATCGACGCCCGCACCCCGGAACTCGGCGATGTCGAAGCGAAACACGGGTGGGCGGGACTGTATGAGATGACGCCCGACCACAATGCGCTCATCGGCGAGGCCGAGGAGAGGCCGGGATTCTTCTACGCCTGCGGATTCTCCGGTCACGGCTTCCTCATGGGCCCGGCCGTCGGAGAGGTCGTCGCCGACCTCATGACCGGCCGCAGCCCCTTCGTCGATGTGACTCCCATGGACAAACGACGCTTCACCACCACCGGACTGCGTAAGGAGCTCAATGTGATCTGA
- a CDS encoding LysR family transcriptional regulator — translation MTWTLGQLRTFVAVAELGSMTRAADHLGYSVGAVSQHISALRRVVDSDLFRRRGRGLVLAEAGRTLLPRARSILAAQQQAEMAMLGRDFRSEAIVTLGVFGSASTTALPKVVRALAERHPHIEVRAREINVETMSAAVIDGVIDLGIGINYPAAPLPPMRGLRWEAVAVEDFGIVVPAGTSRPSDDDLAEADWILPPAEELFGRAMRLATSALGINARETHIVTDTAVALALAGTGLGLTLATPIMMSLGGPDVDLHPVAEAGGREIIVLTSPDPGDPVRAVAEVVTEVFA, via the coding sequence ATGACATGGACGCTCGGACAGCTGCGCACATTCGTCGCAGTGGCCGAACTCGGGTCGATGACGCGGGCGGCCGACCACCTCGGCTACAGCGTCGGGGCCGTGTCCCAGCACATCTCAGCGCTGCGCCGAGTCGTCGATTCCGACCTGTTCCGACGTCGCGGCCGCGGGCTCGTCCTCGCCGAAGCCGGGCGCACCCTGCTGCCCAGGGCCCGGAGCATCCTCGCCGCTCAGCAGCAGGCGGAGATGGCGATGCTCGGCCGGGACTTCCGCAGCGAGGCCATCGTCACCCTCGGCGTCTTCGGGTCGGCATCGACGACGGCGCTGCCGAAGGTGGTGCGGGCGCTGGCCGAGCGTCATCCGCATATCGAAGTCCGGGCGCGGGAGATCAATGTCGAGACCATGTCGGCCGCCGTCATCGACGGAGTCATCGACTTAGGCATCGGGATCAACTACCCGGCCGCGCCGCTGCCGCCGATGCGCGGGCTGCGCTGGGAGGCGGTGGCCGTGGAGGACTTCGGCATCGTCGTCCCCGCGGGGACGTCCCGGCCGAGCGATGACGATCTGGCCGAGGCCGACTGGATCCTCCCACCGGCCGAGGAGCTCTTCGGCCGCGCGATGCGGTTGGCCACCTCGGCGCTGGGAATCAATGCGAGGGAGACCCACATCGTCACGGACACCGCGGTCGCGTTGGCACTCGCCGGAACGGGGCTCGGTCTGACCCTGGCGACGCCGATCATGATGTCGTTGGGCGGGCCCGACGTCGACCTCCACCCGGTCGCCGAGGCGGGCGGACGCGAGATCATCGTGCTGACTTCCCCGGACCCCGGCGATCCCGTCCGGGCGGTCGCCGAGGTGGTCACCGAAGTCTTCGCCTGA
- a CDS encoding class I SAM-dependent methyltransferase gives MSFDHQWNKVRRANPDHSANYAQRWRDLAAAGHDIGGEARFVNAMAPRGSRILDAGCGTGRAGGQLIDEGHTVFGVDLDEFLISVAEEDFPSGEWHTGDLADFDFAGAGITEIDVAFCAGNVLSFLDPASRRQTLGNIKSTLKHGGRFVSGFGAGRGYDFDDFIEDVKATGLFVDQKFSTWELRPFEADSDFLVLIAERL, from the coding sequence ATGAGCTTCGACCATCAGTGGAACAAGGTACGCAGGGCCAACCCCGACCATTCGGCGAATTACGCGCAGCGGTGGCGCGATCTCGCGGCCGCCGGGCACGACATCGGCGGTGAGGCCAGGTTCGTCAACGCCATGGCTCCGCGGGGATCGCGCATCCTCGACGCCGGCTGCGGAACCGGACGGGCCGGGGGACAGCTCATCGACGAAGGACACACCGTCTTCGGCGTCGACCTCGACGAATTCCTCATCTCCGTCGCCGAGGAGGACTTCCCCAGCGGGGAATGGCACACCGGCGACCTCGCCGACTTCGATTTCGCCGGTGCCGGAATCACCGAGATCGACGTGGCCTTCTGCGCCGGAAACGTCCTGTCCTTCCTCGATCCCGCCTCGCGTCGGCAGACCCTCGGCAACATCAAATCGACCCTCAAGCACGGTGGTCGATTCGTGTCCGGCTTCGGTGCCGGACGCGGGTACGATTTCGACGACTTCATCGAGGACGTCAAAGCCACGGGGTTGTTCGTCGACCAGAAGTTCTCCACCTGGGAACTCCGTCCCTTCGAAGCTGACAGCGACTTCCTCGTCCTCATCGCCGAAAGGCTGTGA
- a CDS encoding class I SAM-dependent methyltransferase has translation MEDAGYDDELLVGIYDEDNGDGPDHDYFRAMADDLSASFITDLGCGTGILTVTLAKKGRRIVGIDPAAAMLSHAANRPGGDRVEWRMGTSELIDRDANDLILMSGNVAMHIIDEAWETTLLDIAQGLKPDGRLVFETRNPRNESWKAWGGPTEVRETSAGTLRESESVSGPDADGTVTMTTSHEFIGAGRTIETALRLRFRSAETLQRDLHSVGLRVDNLWSDWHRTPFTGSAEERLIIVEASKVFD, from the coding sequence ATGGAGGATGCCGGCTACGACGACGAGCTTCTCGTCGGAATCTATGACGAGGACAACGGCGACGGACCTGACCACGACTACTTTCGTGCGATGGCTGACGATCTCTCGGCTTCATTTATCACCGACCTCGGCTGTGGAACCGGAATTCTGACTGTCACCCTCGCCAAGAAGGGACGCAGAATCGTCGGTATCGATCCTGCGGCTGCGATGCTTTCTCACGCGGCAAATCGGCCCGGCGGCGACCGGGTCGAATGGCGAATGGGCACCTCCGAACTCATTGACCGCGACGCTAATGATCTGATTCTCATGAGCGGAAACGTCGCCATGCACATCATCGACGAGGCATGGGAGACAACTCTGCTCGATATCGCTCAAGGGTTGAAGCCAGACGGGCGTCTCGTATTCGAGACCCGAAACCCACGCAACGAATCGTGGAAGGCGTGGGGCGGCCCGACTGAAGTTCGCGAGACTTCGGCGGGTACGTTGCGAGAGTCCGAATCAGTCTCGGGTCCCGACGCAGATGGAACAGTGACGATGACAACTAGTCATGAGTTCATCGGCGCCGGTCGAACCATTGAAACTGCTTTGCGACTGCGTTTCCGGTCTGCCGAAACACTGCAACGTGATCTTCACTCAGTCGGATTGCGGGTCGACAATCTGTGGAGCGATTGGCACCGGACTCCTTTCACCGGATCGGCAGAAGAACGCTTGATCATTGTGGAAGCGAGCAAAGTATTCGACTGA
- a CDS encoding putative quinol monooxygenase yields MIFIVVKYDVKPESVETFPEAVRAFTEATRAEPGNLFFEWSKSLENPNEFVLVEAFTDEGAEPHVTSDHFAAGLEAMRPHLVSTPKIISRKIDGEGWDEMGELKID; encoded by the coding sequence ATGATCTTCATCGTCGTGAAATATGACGTGAAACCCGAAAGCGTCGAGACGTTCCCCGAGGCCGTTCGGGCCTTCACCGAGGCGACCCGCGCCGAACCCGGCAACCTCTTCTTCGAATGGTCGAAGAGCCTGGAGAACCCGAACGAGTTCGTCCTCGTCGAGGCGTTCACCGACGAGGGCGCAGAACCACACGTCACCAGCGATCACTTCGCCGCCGGTCTCGAAGCCATGCGCCCTCATCTGGTCTCGACCCCGAAGATCATTTCCCGCAAGATCGACGGTGAGGGCTGGGACGAGATGGGTGAACTCAAGATCGACTGA
- a CDS encoding energy-coupling factor transporter transmembrane component T → MHSRPAPEAAVEDPGQLIPVVRSTALARCNPLTKIAVALILMVGALLSIDPVSAGVVLLAAVLALPATGLDLVAAAKRLWFLPAGALLAAWGTALLAEKTGDVVVDFGPVLFTTGSLAAAAAIFVRALALAIPLIVLASTIDPRDLADALIQHLRLPEVVVVSVLAASRLLGLLVSEWQVLAMARRARGVAGGSLLRRTGSLFSGVFVLLVVSIRRATTLAMAMEGRAFGRPGRTWRRRSRFAVRDVVAVLLSLAVCAVAIGAAHMLGVWNPIVG, encoded by the coding sequence TCTCGCCCCGCCCCCGAGGCCGCCGTAGAAGATCCGGGGCAGCTCATCCCCGTGGTGCGTTCCACCGCTTTGGCTCGGTGCAATCCGCTGACGAAGATCGCAGTCGCGCTCATTCTCATGGTCGGGGCGCTGCTGAGCATCGATCCGGTCTCTGCGGGGGTGGTGCTGCTGGCAGCAGTGCTGGCGCTGCCGGCGACGGGACTCGATCTGGTGGCGGCGGCCAAGCGGCTGTGGTTCCTGCCCGCCGGCGCTCTGCTCGCCGCTTGGGGCACGGCTCTGTTGGCGGAGAAGACCGGGGATGTGGTCGTCGACTTCGGCCCCGTCCTGTTCACCACAGGGTCCCTGGCCGCGGCTGCGGCGATCTTCGTCCGCGCCCTCGCCTTGGCGATCCCGCTCATCGTGCTCGCATCGACGATCGATCCGCGTGACCTCGCCGATGCGCTCATTCAGCACCTGCGGCTGCCAGAGGTCGTCGTGGTCTCGGTTCTCGCGGCCTCTCGTCTGCTCGGACTGTTGGTCAGTGAGTGGCAGGTGCTGGCGATGGCGAGGAGGGCCAGGGGTGTCGCGGGTGGTTCGCTTCTGCGGCGCACGGGCAGCCTCTTCAGCGGGGTGTTCGTCCTGCTCGTGGTCTCGATCCGCCGGGCGACGACCCTGGCGATGGCGATGGAGGGTCGGGCATTCGGTCGTCCCGGACGCACGTGGCGCAGGCGGTCGAGGTTCGCGGTCCGAGATGTCGTGGCGGTGCTTCTCAGCCTGGCTGTCTGCGCGGTCGCGATCGGTGCGGCTCACATGCTCGGAGTCTGGAACCCGATCGTCGGGTGA